The Candidatus Nomurabacteria bacterium DNA window CGACACCCATCTTACATCGAACCCAATATCACCAATCCTATCGGTTCCATACTGTTGAAAATTCGATCTTAAGTGTGCTTGTCATTGACCGATCTAGGTCACCCATCTTTATACATAGATCACTTACAGGTAAGAGTCCCCCACCAAAGACTGCGCTTGTATTTAATTTCTAATTTTTTCTATTCACAAAAACCACTTTATTCCCATCCGGATCAAAAATAGAGAACTCCATACCCCAAGTTTCGTCTGTAATAGTTTTACTTATACGTATACCTTTTCTAACACAATCCTCAAACTTTGCCTCAATATCTTCGATATGGAGAAGCACTGTCTGATGTCCAGGTGTTTCCCTTGGTTCTGAGCTCTGTTTTATCCCCAGTATTGGACCCTTATCAAATTGGAATGATGCGAATTTATCTCCAAACCTATCTTTCAATTGAAACCCTAACCGCTCTACATAGAAATTTACTATGACTTTAATCGAGTTAGTATAAAAGATCGTGGTATCAATATTCATCTTTCTGGAAACACTCGCTTAATTAAATATGAATTTTGTAGCAAAACTGTCGAATTATATCTGAAAATCTATTGGATGCAAAAGTAAAACCTATATGATAGAATCCGGAAGTTCAATTCTCAGACAGAACCGATAATGAAACTATATTATTTTATTAAGCCTTTTCTTTTCCTAACCCTTGAATAGGAGGTTTGTCTGCCTGTTTGTTCATGTCATACCTCCTAATTGTATAGGAGGTTTTTTATTTATTTTTTTATTTATTTCAGGAGAATTTCATGAGTAAGAATTACAATGATATCCAGAAGCTCCAGGATAAGCATCTTGAAGAACTGTTTAAATACCTTAGAATGCCTAGCCTTTCTAGCGAGAATCTGGGTATAGAGGAAATGGCGAAAAGCGTTAAGGAACTAATGGAAGAGATTGGATTCAAGGTGCAAGAGCTGAGGGTTGGGGAATCGTACCCTTACATTTTTGGGGAATTGGGGAGTGGCGATGTGACCCTGCTCATTTACAACCATTATGACGTTCAGCCTGCTGGTGATGAGAAACTTTGGGAGAGTAAGCCATTCGAGCCTGAGGTAAGGGATGGGCACATCTATGCAAGAGGTGTTGCTGATAACAAAGGCAACCTTCTGATGAGATTGCAAGCGATCAGGTACTACCTTGAGAATTATGGAGATCTGCCCATCAGGATAATTTACCTTGTTGAGGGAGAGGAAGAGATAGGGAGTCCGAACCTGGACGCTCTTGCGAAGGCTTATGGTCATCTCTGGAAGGATGCTGACCTATGCATTTGGGAGACGGGAGGTGTCAACGAAGAAGGTTCTCCGCATACAGAGCTGGGGATGAAGGGAGTAACATACCTGGAGCTTCATTCAAAACTTGGAGACCATGACCTACACTCTGGTGAGGCATCAATGTTTGAAAGCCCTGTTTGGCGACTTGTCCAAGCTCTAAATACCTTACGTAGTCCTGAGGGGAAGGTTTTGATAGATGGAATTCGTGAACAGATCAAACCACCTGCTGAAAGAGAATTGCAAATGATAAAGGATCAGATGTTTGACCTGCAAGAAACATTGAGATCAGAGGGGCGAGACTCTTTTTTAAATAATGAAAAAGATAAGGACAATATCTTAAAGTTCCACTACTTTGAACCTACTTGCAATATCTGCGGTATTTGGGGTGGCTTTATGGAACCCGGAGGGATAAAGACCATAATTCCGATGGAGGCAACTGCAAAAATTGACCTGAGACTTGTTGCAGATCTCGATGCATCACAGATCGCAGGAATGATCAGGGCTCATCTTGATAAAAGGGGTTTTACAGATATTGAGGTTAAAGAATTGATCGCTCTTCCTGTGGGAAAAACGGATGTGAACAATAGGTTCCTGGAGAGGTCTCATATGCTACTAGAGGAAGCATATGGTGTAAAACCAGATGTTACTGTCACTAGCGGTGGATCAGGACCTTTCTATTATATTGCAAGTCAATTTAATATACCTGTTTTCCACATTGGCGCTTTATATCCTGCAAATCGGTCTCATGCACCCAATGAGAATATCCGTGTAAAAGATTATCAGAAGGGATTAAGTGCGATGTTGCATATAATCGATGGGTTAGGTGATACCAGTGCGTAGGACCAGGATTCATGCGAGACAAGAAGCGCCTGAACAATGATGGTCTTGACACTCTGCGTTATTAGTACGAATATTAGTCGATGACTACATCTGAAATATCTTCACTTTATCGCGAACATGTCACGAAGGTGTATAGATATTTCTATAAACGAACCGCTTCCCGGGAAATCAGCGAAGATCTTACCAGTCAGGTCTTCTTATCATATGCAGAAGTATGTAGAGATCCGGGTACACAGATCGATGATCACACAAAATACATTTTTGGTATCACCCGAAATACATTTCTGACATATCTAAGAGAAAAGTATGAAAAGCAGGAGTTCACCCTCGATATCGAGGATCTCTCTCATCAAGGGACTTTCGAAGATGAAACTGATGAGGATCAACCTGTCGAACAGCCAAAAGATATTACTCCTTTGATCACACACTACATAGATCTTTTACCAGAGGCTCAACAAAGAGTTATGCGATTGCGTTTGTTAGAACATAGGTCTCTCAAAGAGATCTGTGAAATATTGAACAAAAATATGAATTATGTCAAAACAACACAAAAAAGAGCTATAAGACGTCTAAAGGAGATACTCGAGTGTACACCACCGCCTACTAATATATTGAAGGAGAAATAATATGGAAACCAAAAAGAACATATTAACAACCGAAGAGAATGAGTTCTTAGAAGCCTTAGATCAAGGTGAGCACGGTCCTTCCGATGCTTTCGTCGACGAACTTGAGCAAAAGGTTGTGCGAACTTTCGAAACCGGGTCTCCCTCAAAGTCTAATTTTTTCGGAGGTCTTTTTATGAATCTCAGAAACAAGAAACTCTTCGTAGGAGGAGTTTCTATCCTATCAGTTTTTCTGATAGCAGGGATCGGTTACTTTACTTTCAGTTCATTTTTTTCACCTGACATACAAACCAAAGATCAGCTTACTTTAGAAGAGATCTTAGCAAACGCTGTAGAGAAGAATTCTATGCGAGGTCTAGGGGATGCAAGCTATAACAATCTGCTCTCTACAAAAGCTTTTGCAGAAAATGGGAATTCTCTTTCAGCAGACCTGGCACAGTCAGTTGGGATCCCTTCACCTTATGGATGGGAGGATTACAATTATTCGACTTCAACATCAACCTTCACCCCAGGAGCTGCCTTCGATACATGTCCTGTGATGAACTTCCCTTCAGTAAACAGTAAAACAACTTCAGTAAGTAAGTATTTTTATGATGATCAGGGTTCTTCACTTTCACTCAACACATTGACAGATAGTAAAGGAAATATCCTTAATTACTTTCTCTCAAAGGGAAATGAATCCTACATTTATTACGGAGGTGAGTATGCTGTGAAGTTGGTTTTCGAGGATTATCTTTACGAAAAACCTGCACTAGATCAAAGTGGTATGGAACCCTCCGATGTTATAGATCCTTCATCAACAGATCCGAATACTCCTGTCAGTGATCCGAATACTGTAGGTTTAGATGACACCGTTACAGTAGACTCAGATGAAGTTGTGGAGATGCAAATAGAGGAGGTGATGGATCCACAGCAATTAGATCAGGTAGAAGATCCAAAGGACTACATCTCTCAATTTTTTGGTGATAATACGACCTTGATCGGGACTGAAACTCTTGATGGAGTAGATGCATATGTCGTCGAATGGAGTTACGACAGTTCATGTGATTTTGAAGATGCTTTAACTCTAGAAAAGGCTACATCTTCTTACGCAGAAACAAATACCCCTATAGACGAGAATACATATACCATCATCGACAGAACATGGATCGATTCTGAGAGCTTCCTGATCTTGAAAACAGAGAGCTACATTAATTCCGCAGATCAAGCAAATCTGATCGGAACAAGAGTAGATAGAACGATCACAAAAAACACAACCATTGCTGAAGTACAGAACGAATTTGTATATAGTTTGGATCCTTCAATCCCTGTTCGAGAGGTCGTGTACAAGTCTGTTGAACCAAATAGCGAGTACTATCAAGCAGTAGCTTTGGCTAAAGAACAAGGAATCAAACTACTCTTCCCTACTGACACATCACTTCAATTAAACTATGTTGCACCATGGAGTACGAGAGTAGAGGGAGATGACTTTTATCTGGATAGAGCGTTTTATGCTCCAGGTGTAGTAGGACAGAATATGTTTGTGCAGATGAATCCATCCTCGATCTCGGAATACTATGTCAGTGTATTTAACTTGAGCTTTTCCTCAGCAGATTACGAAAAGAGTATAAATATCGAATACTGGAATATAGAGCCTGCAAAGGTAATCGATTGGGTGTGGGGAGATTCTGCGACCCGAAAAGAGAGCAGAACCCTGATAATCAATGGTGAGGAAATAAGAGCGGATGTCTACGTCATTGATCAAACTTCTTATGTAGATGATCTGATGCCAGTAGATGAACCACCAGCGACAGGGTCTGGAAGTACTGGTGGATCCTCAGGTTCATATGAAGGGTCAGATGATCGTATAGAGGGTGAGAACCAATACCGATACATCATCTTTGAATACGATGGATACACAATTTCGATCTCTGAGACTAATACAACTGTACAAGGTCTCAAAGCATATGATCTTTCTGTAGCAACAGATCAAAGTGCTGTAAATGGACTGGTAGATGAGATGTACAAGAGATTCAATGATAGTAACGACATGACAATTGACTTTCCAAAAGGAGCAGAAACAATGCCGTTATAGTTTCTAGAATATCTGTGACAACAAGATCAAAGGGGACGTAATCGCCCCCTTTTTTCGTTTTCACTATTTCTTGATAAGTAATAATTATCTGTATTGTCTATCAGTTCGTATATACTCGAACAGGAACTGTGCCGCCCAACTGGCATAACCATCGAAATAATCAGCAAACCATCTTCTGATCTGATCATATCTCATACTCTCATCGTGACCATACATATCCCTCGCAACGCGCCACATCCAAACATCTAGTGGTGTGACATTATCATGTCCCAACCCATAAACTAGGACGCAATCTGCAACTTTATCTCCAACACCTCTGATCTTTAGAAGTTCTGTACGAGCTTCATTTTCTGTCATACTTTGAATTTGATCTGAAAGGCCTGTTTTCAGAAGATATTTTGATGCTTCGATGATATTCCTACCACGGAAACCGACTTTGCAGGTCAACAGATCCTGCAAGTCAACCTCTGCTAATCTTTCTATTGCTGGTAAAAGAGAAATGGATGAACCGTCTACATCAACCTTTTCACCAAATTTCTCTGACATTAATAAGTTGCACTGACGTATACCAACGATACTTTTCATAGGCGAACATAGGAAACTTATAAGAGCTTCTTCAAAATCTTGTCTGAGTAAACGCAGATCTGGAAATCTAGAGATTGCGGTTCGTATATTTTCATCCAAACTGATCTTATTTAGGATCTCTTGATAATCGACATCGAGCCTAAGATATGTAGAAAGCCAATCCCAATCGTCATTTTGAGGATATGTTTCCCATATTAAACTGCCTTCTTCCTGCCTCATTTTCACAGCCCTGTTCAAAGTTCCACCAACAAACCAACCATCGACTAGGTGCCATACAAACGCTTGACCACTCATAAGTGTCGCTGATAGGTCATACTGTTCTATTGGGGTGCGATTCATTGACCTGTCTGATCCAATTAACTTATCCACTCGATCGTTCGATCCGTCTGTTCATATAGAAAAAAAGGGACCCTATATACAAAAGAAACCTACTATTGCTAGTAGGTTCTTTTGCTAGTGAAGAGTCCCTTCTTCCTAATATTTGGATCAGATCATAGATCTGATATTCGGAGTGTAACGCAAATGAAGAAGTTCTTCAACTATGACCTTAGTTAGAAATTTACTACAGTTCAAAAACCCCTTAACAACGCCGATATACCCCTATGGGTATTTGAGTAGAACTTTTCTAACTAAATTAGGGTGATTTTTGGGCATTTTCGATACCCTGCTCAATGAGCCAATTTCCTTGATATAGAGGCAAAATGCCACATTGCTATCCCTGCAGCTATTGACAGATTCAACGAATCTACTCCTATATGCTGTGGGATATATACTGGTTCACCAATATTTGCAAATTCTCCCATTAGACCCTTTGCTTCATTACCGAAAATAAGTGTATACGGGCTATCTACCGCAACCTGTCTGATATCTCGACCATTTTCCAATATGAATGGATATAGTGTATGTTGCGAAAACTTCTTCTGATAATCTGTAAAGGTTGGATAGCTATTAAAATTGATCCTAAATAATGCACCCATAGCTGATCTGACAACCTTTGGATCGAAAAGATCTGCAGAATCACCAATTATCGCGAGATCCTTAAACCCCAAACCTACCATAGTTCTGATTATAGTGCCGATATTGCCCATGTTCCGTGGTTCTACCAGCACGATATGGTCTCCAAGTATATCTAGGAATGTTTTATATTTTTGAAATATTCCTAATGCATAGGTATTTTCTTTGTATGCGATCTTATCTATCGCCCTCTCATTTATCTCACACGGGATATTCTTTTCTTCACATATACGCTTGATCTCTAAAACTCCGTCACTTTTCTCAGAATCAGGCTTTAGAAGTACTTTTAATACCCTATCAGGCTTAAGTTTTAACAGGTCAAGTGTGGGATAAGTACCAAAAGTATATGAATAATCGAGCTTCTTTATATACGGCTTTAGTTTGGGATCATATCTATTCATAGGGAGGATAGAGATCTTATTACACTTCTGAATCACGCTTCTTTTTATAGTATGCGATCAGATCCATCACAGAAAGAGGTTCACAATCTTCCTGTTTGTATCCAAACCGTTCAGCCCACTCAAAGATATGTGCCTCTTGGGATGCTTCGATCATCATGAACTCTGGGATATATTCATACTCACCTTCGAACTTATCAAAAGAGATGAATACATCATCTTTTACATAATCATAACGGAATTTCTTAAATATCTTGAAGTGTTGAAATCCAAGTCCTAGCATGATCTGATCCATCATTTTTCCATCTGATATCTCAACCTCCCATTCATCAATTATCCCTAGACCAAGCTCGTTGTATTTATCCTTGAATGAAAGTTTGTGAGAATCGCCTTTTGTCCTTAATGAAAGACGTTTACCCTTTTCCATGAATCCATCAGTTTTCCTGTCATAGTATATATCGACGATCTCGCCCTCAAAAAACTTCTCAGCACCGTGTTGAAAGAGTATGTCCTCAAGCCATTTACGGTTTACTTCTCGGATTTTGTATTCGATCCTTTGCATACTTAGAATATAACCTCTATTGAGCAAGAGGGCAATGTTAGCTATTATTGAAAAAAATTACTCTGCAATTTCATGAAAAAAATACTTATTGGTGTGATCGCAATCATAGTAATCGGAATTACTACATTTCTCGTTGAGTTTATTATTACATATCAAAAAACAGCAGTAAACTTACAAGCTGCGATTGAAAATTATGATATTAAAACCGTTTCAGAGTACTTACCAGGGATCAAAACAACCTATATCGAAGAGGAAGGTGTATATCACAGTACAGCTATTATTGTAAACAATCCAATATTCGATAATACATCCTTTATGCTGATAACAGAAAAAGGGTCTGAGCGTTATGAGAAGGGTTATATTACAACGAATATAGACTGTAATATAGGTGACTATCCACCTAAGTCAGCATTTAGAAGTGTTGGAATATCTCCATTGGTTACACTTGGAAAGTGGACTGAGTCGAGTGGCTATGATGACATAAAGAGTGTCCAGAGATACATGCTTTTATTTGAGCCTACAAACAGTGAATTTTTATATTCTGCATCCTGTTCAGAAGAAACTAATACACTGGTAATTTCTCTTGATCGTACTTAAGAATGTCGTTAATCGATTTACACTTGATCACTATGCAGAGTTCAAAGCAACCTTCTTAGAAATTGGAAGATGGAAATAATAGTTAACAATTTATATTTAAAATCAATATGTAAGTAATACAAGGTATTGATAAAGGCAGTAACGTGGTTATTCAAATGACACTTATTTATAATTTTGTTATCTTAAATTAAATAAACTTGTCCAGTCGGTTGTGAAGAAGTTAATTCTAATTATTTTCCTACTAGTTCTTGTTGCTTTGATATCCTACGCCGCAGATTTTATCTATACGCAGAAAAGCACTGAGTATGATCTTGCCTACATGATAAAAGAACATGATATTTCCTCTATGCGTTCTTTATATCCAAGCAGTGAAGGTGCAGTTATTGCGAAAACGAAGACAACAGTATTACAGGTAGATCTAGGAGATGGCAACAGAATGATGTTTATTTCTGGGCAGGACACAACAAACATAGACACAGCGACCTTCATAAAAAATATCCCTTGTTCTAGTAATGAATTTCCTAAAAAAGGAACTCTCAGATATGTAGGCGTCTCTCCTTTCACCTCATTTGGGAAATGGAAAGAGTTTCAAGGGTATGATAGTGAGGCTGATGAAAAAAGATTTATGACAATCTTCCTTCCTAGCTCTAAAGATGTTTTGTATTCGGTAAGTTGTAATGAAAATATTGGTCTAACCTATATTGTGGATAGTAGAGAAAGTCTAGAAGGTGTGTGGGAGACGGATATTGATGCACTTTTTGAAAGTTATTGATCACCTACGAAAGACGCTTATTCAAAGCCTCCTTGACCATCTGTGCATCAGCCCGACCCTTCATCTCTTTCATTACCTGACCAACTAGGAACATAATCGAGTTAGGATTCTTACCTGATGTGAAGTCATCAACAGCATTTGGATTCGCTTCGATCACCCGAGTCACCGCTTCATCAAGCAAACCCTTATCAGTCTCAACAGGTTTTGCATTATCAATTATTTCTGATACGACTACCTCTGGATCGGTATTTATCGGTACTTTCTTATTTATAATATGATTGGCTAATATCTGTGCTGTATCACCGTCAAAAACCTTCTTTTCATTCAAGTAGCTTAGACATACATCAAAGAAATCTGAAAGTGCTTTATCTCTTGTCAGAAAGAATGCATCGGTAGATCTCACACCGAATTCATCAACATATCTTTCCATCCTATCAAATGGCAATTCCGGCATTGCACTACAAATCACATCATACTCCTCATCAGTATATTCAAAAGATGGAATATCTGGTTCAGGAAGGTATCTATAGTCTTCTGCATTCTCTTTTGATCTTTGAGAAACTGTTGTATTTGTTGAAGAGTCAAATCCTCTAGTCTCTTGCTTAGGAACTTCACCGTTCTCTAATATCTCAATCTGCCTCTCTACCTCATATTCGATAGTTTTTTTAACAAACCTGAATGAATTGATATTCTTTACCTCAACCTTGTATGATGGTAATTCAGGAAGTTTCTCGACTATTTGAACCGAGATATTAGGTTCAAGCCTCATATCACCCTTCTCCATATCTGCATTTGCTATGCCAAGATATCTGACGATCACCTGTAGCTCCTCCAAGAAAACCTTCACCTCTTCTCCATCATCAAAGTCGGGCTCTGTTACTATCTCTACCAACGGAACTCCTCCACGATTAAAATCGATCAGAGTCTCTTCACCAGAGTGTGTCAACTTACCAGTGTCCTCCTCAAGATGTACTCTTTTGATCTTAAACTCTTTCCTTTTACCATTGATCAATATAGGAACGATACCATGTTCTGCGATAGGTTCATCTTCTTGGGAGATCTGATATCCTTTCGCAAGGTCGGGATAGAAATAGTGCTTTCTTTCGAATTTGAATTCATTGTTTATTTTACAGTTTAGCGCTTTACCAAGAAGTATAGTCGATTCTATAGCGGTCTTGTTTGGTACTGGCAGTCCACCGGGCATCCCAAGACAAACTGGACAGGTATGTGTATTTGGTTTGGCGCCAAAATAATCTGCTGGACACTGACAGAACATCTTTGATTTCGTATTTAGCTCTACATGTATTTCTAGACCAATGACTGGTCTGTATTTCTTATTCATTTCCATTTTGCTAATCCCTCCTTGATAACTCCATAAAAGTCAGTTTCTTGCTCGAGTTGGTAGGCTAATGCAAATGTATCCACCTCCCGAAGTGAGTTCCCAATTATCTGCATACCAATCGGAAGACCTATATTATCTAAACCAACTGGAACACTCAAAGCTGGTAATCCTGCGATAGAACTTGGCTCAAGCAGAACATCCATAACCTCTCCAAAGAAAGGATACTTTTCTGAATCTCCTCTTTTCAGAGCAGTAATAGGTGTTGTAGGTGCAATGATAAGATCTACATCTGAGTATGCCTTTTTGAAATCTTCAATGATCAATGTTCTCACTTTTTGAGCCTTTTTGTAAAAAGCATCATAATATCCTACTGATAGTGTATACCCTCCAAGCATAACTCTCTTTTTAGCCTCTTTTCCGAACATCCCTCGCGGATTACTGTAACGGATACCATGATATCTTGATAAATTTGAGGATACTTCAGCACGTTGGATGATCGTGTAAACAGAAATAGAATACTTCGGCTCAATAAGCTCTATTTTTTTAAACTTATGACCCATCTTTTTTAATACTTCGATCGTTCTATTCATAGCCTCCAAGATCTCAGGATGGATATCTTCAAAGTACTGATCTGATATCCCTATAGTGAAAGTTCTTTTCTTTTTCATCTCTTTTGAATACTGATCAAC harbors:
- a CDS encoding M20/M25/M40 family metallo-hydrolase, with translation MSKNYNDIQKLQDKHLEELFKYLRMPSLSSENLGIEEMAKSVKELMEEIGFKVQELRVGESYPYIFGELGSGDVTLLIYNHYDVQPAGDEKLWESKPFEPEVRDGHIYARGVADNKGNLLMRLQAIRYYLENYGDLPIRIIYLVEGEEEIGSPNLDALAKAYGHLWKDADLCIWETGGVNEEGSPHTELGMKGVTYLELHSKLGDHDLHSGEASMFESPVWRLVQALNTLRSPEGKVLIDGIREQIKPPAERELQMIKDQMFDLQETLRSEGRDSFLNNEKDKDNILKFHYFEPTCNICGIWGGFMEPGGIKTIIPMEATAKIDLRLVADLDASQIAGMIRAHLDKRGFTDIEVKELIALPVGKTDVNNRFLERSHMLLEEAYGVKPDVTVTSGGSGPFYYIASQFNIPVFHIGALYPANRSHAPNENIRVKDYQKGLSAMLHIIDGLGDTSA
- a CDS encoding CYTH domain-containing protein is translated as MQRIEYKIREVNRKWLEDILFQHGAEKFFEGEIVDIYYDRKTDGFMEKGKRLSLRTKGDSHKLSFKDKYNELGLGIIDEWEVEISDGKMMDQIMLGLGFQHFKIFKKFRYDYVKDDVFISFDKFEGEYEYIPEFMMIEASQEAHIFEWAERFGYKQEDCEPLSVMDLIAYYKKKRDSEV
- a CDS encoding sigma-70 family RNA polymerase sigma factor; translation: MTTSEISSLYREHVTKVYRYFYKRTASREISEDLTSQVFLSYAEVCRDPGTQIDDHTKYIFGITRNTFLTYLREKYEKQEFTLDIEDLSHQGTFEDETDEDQPVEQPKDITPLITHYIDLLPEAQQRVMRLRLLEHRSLKEICEILNKNMNYVKTTQKRAIRRLKEILECTPPPTNILKEK
- the gatB gene encoding Asp-tRNA(Asn)/Glu-tRNA(Gln) amidotransferase subunit GatB, producing MNKKYRPVIGLEIHVELNTKSKMFCQCPADYFGAKPNTHTCPVCLGMPGGLPVPNKTAIESTILLGKALNCKINNEFKFERKHYFYPDLAKGYQISQEDEPIAEHGIVPILINGKRKEFKIKRVHLEEDTGKLTHSGEETLIDFNRGGVPLVEIVTEPDFDDGEEVKVFLEELQVIVRYLGIANADMEKGDMRLEPNISVQIVEKLPELPSYKVEVKNINSFRFVKKTIEYEVERQIEILENGEVPKQETRGFDSSTNTTVSQRSKENAEDYRYLPEPDIPSFEYTDEEYDVICSAMPELPFDRMERYVDEFGVRSTDAFFLTRDKALSDFFDVCLSYLNEKKVFDGDTAQILANHIINKKVPINTDPEVVVSEIIDNAKPVETDKGLLDEAVTRVIEANPNAVDDFTSGKNPNSIMFLVGQVMKEMKGRADAQMVKEALNKRLS
- the gatA gene encoding Asp-tRNA(Asn)/Glu-tRNA(Gln) amidotransferase subunit GatA, with amino-acid sequence MDLFGKTIVELRELLKKGELSPQELKEYFNDRIKKYDKKLNSFVTLGDSTMEAGKGELTGIPMAVKDNFCTTGLRTTASAKVLDQFIPQYESTVTRKLKEEGATFLGKANMDAWAHGSSTETSDYGPSLNPWDTSRIPGGSSGGSAVAVGAYLAPVAIGSETGGSTRLPAAWTGTIGVKPTYGRVSRYGVVAMGSSLDSPGPIGISVEDTALILEKIAGHDPYDATSIDAPVDQYSKEMKKKRTFTIGISDQYFEDIHPEILEAMNRTIEVLKKMGHKFKKIELIEPKYSISVYTIIQRAEVSSNLSRYHGIRYSNPRGMFGKEAKKRVMLGGYTLSVGYYDAFYKKAQKVRTLIIEDFKKAYSDVDLIIAPTTPITALKRGDSEKYPFFGEVMDVLLEPSSIAGLPALSVPVGLDNIGLPIGMQIIGNSLREVDTFALAYQLEQETDFYGVIKEGLAKWK
- a CDS encoding VOC family protein, which encodes MNIDTTIFYTNSIKVIVNFYVERLGFQLKDRFGDKFASFQFDKGPILGIKQSSEPRETPGHQTVLLHIEDIEAKFEDCVRKGIRISKTITDETWGMEFSIFDPDGNKVVFVNRKN
- a CDS encoding TrmH family RNA methyltransferase, translated to MNRYDPKLKPYIKKLDYSYTFGTYPTLDLLKLKPDRVLKVLLKPDSEKSDGVLEIKRICEEKNIPCEINERAIDKIAYKENTYALGIFQKYKTFLDILGDHIVLVEPRNMGNIGTIIRTMVGLGFKDLAIIGDSADLFDPKVVRSAMGALFRINFNSYPTFTDYQKKFSQHTLYPFILENGRDIRQVAVDSPYTLIFGNEAKGLMGEFANIGEPVYIPQHIGVDSLNLSIAAGIAMWHFASISRKLAH